The stretch of DNA taaatattatatacagggTGCTGATAAATTTAATGAGAACGTtcttattcataaatattactcatagatgttttattaaatataaagagtTATATAGAACAGAGATAACGAACATCTTTCCAAGAATCTGAGTTATTTCGGTCGATTCTTTAATTAGTTATTACGCAGACCCAACTCTTTTTGCGAACATTTGTCCTTACAAATAGTATCGTCATCTCGACGATGAATCATCATCCGACAGCATGGTTAACTCTAAGATCTGTACCAGTCTTTTTGATGCTTTCCGATCGTTAATCATCTTTTCGCTAACTTCATTATTGTCAAGGGCCTCATGAGTGGGCGGAGTAGAGACGAAGTTTATCACTTCGTTCAGATCTATTTTAGCCCGTTACATTCCAACTTTTAGAGATTCTCAttctaaaatattacatttctgATGGCACAGTTTGATCGTTTCTTCAAATCGCACATTTACTTTCACTTGTTGATTAAAATCACTATTcttaaagtaaaagaaatataacatataaatgcAACAAGAATTATCGGCatcgataatttcaatatatttaaaagagttACGTTTCTACGATACAAAATAAACTTTAGTACATACGTGAAATTCGAAGGGCTATACCTTGACATGTTCATGAGCACAAGGGTGAATTTTATGCTCGTGGTAACGAGCTTCCGCGGCAAGCTTTATAGTATTTATGGGGGTTCTTCGCACGGTCAGGTGGTAAAGTCGTTTTCTTGATACGTCGAGAGAGAAAACCTTTTCGGCGAAAGGGAGACTGAATagggaataataaaaaggggaaagaaggaagatataGAGATGCTATACTCGTCGTTTAACGTAAACGATACTTCCACGAAGTTTATCAAATGTTTATCGTTGGGAGAGATCGCGAACGATCGATTTCCGTCGGGTTTATATAAATCGAGATTCATTGAAAGAGTTCGAAGTTAAATCTCTTGAAATCCAGATGAATAATCCTTTTCTGAGATATTTTAAGAGCCCTCTTGAGaaagtttataatatttttgtgtaTAGTACAGTCGAAACAATTTCAAAGGGATCGTTCGCAATACGATGAGATTCGctgaaagaaatttatgtgATTAACGATCGATTGGAAATACCTTCGTAAAAGGTCGAAGCGAAATAATAGTGCGGCATCCGAAGAGGATCATTTCGAACGGGAGCAATCGgtataatcataaaataacTCGTAGGGTCGACATTACCCAATTAGAACTTTATGATACGCGGAAGTTGGACGATAGTGCTTATACTTCGTTGAACGATAAATGCTAAGCAATTCCATTGGAGTCAACCACGTTTTCTCTTTAGACATTAGATTGCGGCGCTAAAGGTGAGATTAGAAAAGTGGAAAAGTAAATTATTGTATGGCTCGTTTTATCAGCTATTAACACCTTAGGCTAAGCGAACGTTATCGTTTTCTTAATAGCCTGTTAATTCGTTAACAAGAAACATGTTATCGAAAtatgatgtatgtatctgtgtaGGTAAACATTAGTCGGATTTACCTTTAGAAGAGGGTAACAATCTTCTTTTAGGCTAGGCTTAAGCTAGGCTAGGTGAACCGGATGCTAAGAGTCATAGCGAGGGCACCGGTGGTTCTCATAAAACTTGATGAAACACGATACCCCGAAGGTCTTCTTTCTTAAGCAAGTCAACGATTATCTTCTTGATACAAACGTCTAAGTTCGTGATAACGAAGGGATTGTCAAGTACTACCGCACGGAAGGCGTGTTTGGATAGTCTAAGTTTTCTCagattaataagataatatctttaaatgaGATGCTGCTCTTACGTTCTATTCGAATTTCCAAGAagacgtttatttttttttcttttcttttttttttttttttttcaacgctGATGAcctaaacgttattatccttgataTCTGTTTTAGTATTAATCACATTTTAGTAGACTGTAAGCTCTTTCGGATTAACAAGTTAATCTCCGTTGCTATCGGGTTTCTCGTTTTCCGTAGTTTCTACGAAGACGAACATTTCATTTAACATCAATGACCCAGAAAAGGTTAACTCCAGTCAGATATTACATTTGACGTCCGCTTTGGGCGATAATTTGTAGCAAATCCTATTAGACGCTTTCGCTCGTTAAGAATATGTTTCTCGATGGCGCATAGAGCACGTGGAGACTGTCCGTTATCTCGCGGATGATGAGccataatcaaattaaatgcTCGTCGGTTTTGTACAAACGGACAACTGTGCGGCTTGTCTCGAATTCTTGGAGAGAGATCTTCGCGAAAGCTAATACTTGAAGTAAAGATATTGAAATTCTCACGATCCAAAtggcaaaaaatattatgaaaagttttgaaaaaatatcttttcaatttGTAAATCCTATTGTAAGAGTTTCGTAGATCATAAAACCTACTCGATTTTTAATCTCCTTGAAGATTCTTTAACGTAGAAGCGCGTGTCAGGAGAACTTTATCGTTCTCTTTGATCCCGCGGCATCGACTTGCATGGATTTTACGGTGCAAGAGATCAGCAGGTGGAATTGCTCAATTACGCGAGACTAACAATCCCTTGCTACCTTCACGGTAAAGTAGAGGCTAAGCTTTCCGATGGAACGTGGCGGGTTTTACCTTTGTAAATTGgcgcaaaaaaagaaaaaaaaataataatatcgagagTGGTCGCGACGATGGACGTTGTCGATTACCTTTCGAATCGGCACAGCTACCGGCACGAGAGTCAATCTTTGATCGAATTATCCCACTTTTGAATTATCCTCGAATAATCGAGGTCcgtttaataacataatttatcattcattatcgaacgaatttattattgacgatTCCATATggttttacaaatttaatgaaatctgtacgaattaaattaattatattttatatgttaatgagaataacgTATAACGTTGTTATTCTATGTATGTTATGCTTCGAACAGAAGCAAAAAGAGATCGGTATTGgaatcatttttcattcgaatacTATTTTTGTATGTTGCCAGCATCTCGTTGATCTCGCAACAGAAGTTAGTTTTTTCCTTGGCAGCTTACGACAACACGAGCCGATAATACATTCCCGAAATTACTTGCCgccttattttcattgaacgATCTGTAACATCTGTGCCGTCGAGACTGTTTTGGGATACAGAAAGGCCGCTCCTTGACGTACGCAGAAAGCGTTCCATCTATTCGCAGGATGATCGAGCAAGCACGAAGATATGcacgtagaagaaaaaaggaagaagaagaggaagaagaagaagaagaagaagatgatgatgaagaagaagaagaagaagaagaagaagaagaagaagaagaagagaaagtagTTTTTGGTCGTAGGCAGAGTAGACTACGTGCTTCTTTGGCTCCTCGGCAAAGATATGGCGAATGTTCATTGGCTTTGACGAGGCGTGGCGGACGAAAATAATCTTTGAAATTCGCGCTCGTTAATCAAAGACTCTTGCagccttttatctttctcttctgaatttgtaaaattcttttttcattcgatctcATTACGATCATTTAAAACGATTCGCAAGAAATCTCATTAGAAATGACTATCGCTTATGACAATGTCAATGATTGATCaataggaatgaaaagtaACATACAAGagattcttatatttatttcctacAATTTTAGAAAGTGATACATGTATAATACATGACGTAGAAACTGAAACTCATTCATTGATATCAACAGCTGTTATGAAGAAACAAAGTTCTTCGCCAGCTAAAGTTCATCAAATTTCCGAGTATTCGTCCATTAGTATCGTACAAATACCAGAGTAGTGATCACTGAATGGCGTGTTTGGCAATGAAAAGTGGCATATGAGATTAGTCTTGATGTGTTTCCCGATCTTTTCTAAGATTTCTAGTCTTCAAGAGTCTTCATGATGTACATATTACCCAAGGATAATCTAATCTTAGTTgatgaagaaggagagagaagctACACCAACGTCGCGACGAATGCAAATACGAAGTCGTTAATAACGTCGGAAGAACGGCGTAGATTTGAAACAGTTCTCAGAATTAGAGTACTTAACGAATCtcaagagagaatgagagagtttTCGATAAGCATGGCCTGCTTCGTCGTAAGCACGAAGACTGTTGTAGGTGTCTGACGCGATTCACAGCCCGTGGCAAATAGCACTGCCAAGGACGATCCAAAACGATCTTCTCAAGTGCaacaggagagagaaagagaaaagtggggagaaagaaagaggctGTCTGCGTTGCATCGTGAAAGTCGATCACGAGATCAGCCGTGCGAGACTGAGAATTGCTGAAGGGTAACGTCGCGTACACCCTCGAGATCTCAAAGAATGCGAACGTGCGAAATTACCTGCTTGAGCTATGAGATTCCCTGAGATTGCTTCAAGCGGAGATCATTTTCAAGACATGATTACGATAGTTCGCAACGGATTTGTGAATCGATGATAGTTGATTAAAACGTCAAATGTATTTATGTTTTAGACTTGGAATCTTTTCGATCAGCAAGATAGATGTTTACCAGATCAGATAGATGTCTTATTGACAAAGTCGATGTCTGTGCTCGTGTGGACAGTACATTCTGATAGGAGCTTATCTTTCAAGGCCGCGGTCTTGGATCGTTGCCCTTTCCAAGGATACCtggcgaaaagaaaagagagaatcgaTACGATGTACATCGAACGATCGGTGAACGGTCATAGCAAAGATCGAGATCTTCCCTCGCCAAGGTCGTTTAGAAGGGAACTCGATTCTATCCGGCTCGATTTGCGGTTTCTCGTAGGTGCAACCGTCGAAGAGATCGGACAAGATAGTGTCTTCTTTGAAAACTAGGAAATCTTTCTTATGATTtagagataattttttttttggatatcgttattttgttctttttttttcttttcaataaagataaaataaacacGATCCATCGAGAGTTAAACTCACCGTGTTAGTGACGTCCGATTGCATGCCGGAATCATCTTCGACGCCGGCCTTAATGAgatcttcctccttctcgttGTCCTCGGTGTTCAAGTAGTCATCGTATTCCTGCTCGAGACTCTTTGTCTTAGCTTTTCCGGAATGCTCGTCATCGTCTTTAACCACGACACTGATCACGTTCTTCGAGGGCTTACGTTTGATCTCTGCACTCGCGGACTTGATCATCGCGACGTTCCTATCCACTACCTCCTCTCCGTTCGACggctttttatttacaaaataactGGACGCGCCGGATACATAAGAAGAGCCGACGACCTTCGGACGAGTAAGATTTCTGGAGGCactgttgttgttgtacgATATGCGCAAAGGATACTTTTCTATACCAACGTTCCTGTAATCCCTTTTCACCGTCGGCTTTGCCGTGCTAGGATCATCCGACGTAAGTCTTCTGATAATATCGTCGTAGCTGTACAACGGCggcttattttcatttttgtaaaaatcatTATCGAGTTCCTCCTCGGCATTTTCATTGTCGGCGTCAtcatcctcttcctcttctttctcggcTTCCTTCCAGATAtcatcctcttcctcctcctccttctcgttCTCCATATAATCCTCTAAAATTCTCTCGGTCAAGTtcgttctccttctcctctgaTCGTCCAATCTAAATTTCCTCATGCTATCGAGGTCGCTCGCATCGTAGAATTTCTTTCCGTTACGATAACCAATCGAACTTTGCCTGTTGCTTCTCCAATCTTTTCTCCAATTGCTCCTATGCTTCTTGGAATTTCTCCAAGATAAGTAGGAAGAATAATGATTATCCGGACCAGAATCATCCTCATAGTGACGCGCTGAcctttcctcttcctcatcctcctcctcgttcTCCTCGTTAAAATCATCGCGAAAAGCTTCACGATTTCTCGAATAGCTTCCTCTGTGTCTATTCCTACCGAGTCTTCCCAATCTTGACCTATGACGATTCTTCCAATTATATCTTGAGGGAGTCCGACGTTTTTCTTCGTCGTGATACCAACCGTGATAACTTTCTCGATGACGTCTTGGATATTTAGATTCGAAAATTCTTTCCTGATAATTCTTCCCTCTGGATCTTGGATATAACCTTTCCTCGTAAGATCTAATACCATCGTAATCTTCCTCATCGCCGTACTCATCGTCGTCCTGTCTGGAATCATCATCCATATCGTCGTATTCGTAATCCAATTCTCGCGACCAACTCGATCGTCTGTCAATCGGTTCATGATGATTTCTTCTGCTAGCCGATGTTTCATGCCTGTGTCTGTGCCGATGTCTTCTTGCCTCGAGAGCAGTATCCTCGCGATACCTTGATTCGACCGCAAGCAATCCGTACGCCATCAGCAATgccaacaataataacaatctcCCGTCGTTCGTCATTTCGTCTACCTAAGAATCGATACCAGCTAGATAGCTTACATTATCGGCATCATTATCGTCATAGATAACACCCACTCTTTTTCGAAcgtccttttatttctctttttttttttttatctttgacaAAATTTCTCAAAAATCAGGAACACATGGCTAATGAAATGCAGGTCCACGACGCACGATCACTATGATGATCTTTTCTCCACGATCGAGACATCAGTCAAACACGTGGCTACCGGCGGAACCGATTTAGCCACAAAAACCGTACGAAAGTTTTTCGAGCTTTGTcgattccttttttctgttttttttccttgcttctttctttctttttttttttttttttttttttttattgttttttccttttttttcttttcttttctttttatttttttctttttttggattttttttttgtttttttctctaatgAACAGAATCCGTTTTCGAAGTATTCGCtcgaattatttcattcatcgaAGCGTAAAATGTAATTTGGCAGAACTTCGTTTGTCCTTTTCATCGATCTCATAGCCGATCAGGAAGACGTTAAAGAGGCAAAAGGCTCGAAGATCTTTTCCCAGCGAGATTCTTGAACCCATTCGATCTTCGTTCGATCTTCGTTCGGCAAGAGAAGAGTCCGACGTTCGGTGATCCGAGACTCGAATCGTATCTCGCGGACCGAATGTCGCGGTCGACTGAGGCCAGCCGGAGCGGCCGGCGGCCTAAGAGATCGCGGGACGCACTGCGCATGCGTGCGAGTAATATTCGTCcccatctcttttcttctcttttctcttctcttctcgagTCTTCCTTACCTCCACCACCCCCTCCTACGCTTTCTTAGTCGTCTCCCTAGAGACTTTATCTCcgcgaaagagaagaagaaatgtttCAGGGAAGAAACCAAAAAGAGTCTCTTTCGTCTTtgacaaagaaaatgaaaagggtTGAAAGTTGAATAACTTTTGGCACTCTCGTTgatctttcatcttttctttgagataaaaatgaaaattcgttcgagcaatattattctttttttttcttaatttttttttttttttttttttttttttggcataAGAGGAACAttgtcttctttctatttgcaTATCTTTGTACGGCAACGGTTATCTCTTTATGGCATAGTATATGAAAGACAATAGACGTTTCTCCCGAGAATCGTAAGTTATTACGATGACACGGGCGTTTCGGGGTAGGAGTGACAAGGTATTTCCCTTTCCTGCACACCTGTTTCCTTATTAACTTTCTAATGATACTACGTAAATAGGAATAAAACGATAGCAGAAGAAAAATACTTCCGTGCGGTGACTCCGTAATGCGTCTTCTCGTCGGAGATATCGTAGCTTTCGTACTCGCGTGTGTGTGGCTTTGCTGCCAGACGTTCTACGTGACGCGCAGGATTTTCTGCGATCCCTTCCAAGGGGGggtagaaggaggaggtggaggagggggggaggggaaggaGAGGTAACTGCGTGAAAAAATAACCATGGAGTATTAAATGCGAGAAAGGAAACGAGCGAACACGTCGAGAACGAAAGTTTGCGATAATTGTACGAAGTGATTCGTGAGAAGAATAGTTTATCACGTCGAGACGACGTaagataacattttttttttttttttttttttatttaaaaactatCAAACGTGATAGATTAAATTTGTTTGCAAAGAATTACTTTTATACAGATATAAAATCCATCTgggatatttaatatatttttatcattgaagtctttcaaatataaagagataataaattttgaatgatattttgtatgatcaaataaaaataataaaagaatgttctctcattttttacttttgttactttctttaaaatttttatatttgtaattaagatttgaaaatattatcaaacgaCCACTGTTATATGTTTCAGTTGGATTTTCCTTAAACTAATACGCGAGTAGTTTCGATTTTAACGACGACGTAAGGGCAGGACCGGTCGTCCTTTTGGTCCTCCATTCACTTTCGCGCCGCCATTCAGAGACGTCTCGACGTCGGCGGGCCGAAATCTCGGCCGcggacgaagaaagagaaagagaaagagagaagtaaagaaagataCGATCGGTAGTGCGTGCTCGACGGACTGGAGGACTGGTTCTTTCGTTCTGCAAACGGAGCTCGTGTCGTCGTGCTTTTTGTCGCCCTTTTAGGCTGGACACCGATAAATAAACACGCCTGTTTCTCCACCAAGAAAGATGGCTATGTCTGATTTGAAATCtcgatattctctctctctctctctctctctctttttctctctttctctctctatctgtctatctatctttatctctctctttctctctctttcttctttcgtcctACGATTTGTCCCGAAGAAATGTTGTTGCCTCGTCATGCgacccttttctctctctttcagctACGACAGGAAGTTGTACACgaggaagggaaaagaaggtGGAATTACACAACGTCCGCTACCGCCTTTCGATACTTCTTTTCTCGACGCcctaaggaagaaaaaacgtTCGACCGTTCGTGTCTCTTTTATCGATCGACTGTCTCGATTAATCTTGAGCAATACTGATTTTTCAAACTCTCTGTTAAGACAGAAAAGTATATTTCGTATcgatgtttaatttttttcgaaatacatAATACAGgcaaaaaatgaattatctgATATAAactatttctaaataaatttaaaaatctatTCCTATGTACGaggaaaaatatgtattatagtaAGAATTGTAAGATCATTTAAATGGAATCCTCAGattcattttgttattaattctaatttgACCTAAATTAACCTAACAGTCATTTGTCAGAAGCTGTAGTACAAAGACAGActcattaacgataaaatcgaaatcaATCATGAGCGCACGTGGAATCCGAACGTTTCATAGCGAGAACGTTTGTAATCATCATGTCGAATTAATGAGCCGAGATCTCGTAAGGTAAGAGAGAACTAACTGATAAATAATGACTCTCGAGTACGTTCCATTCGTTTAACGTAAAATTATCTTGGTTCTTCGTTTCAGTAAATCCTCTGTTTACTATTCAAATATTCACGTAGAATCCTATTGATTGTTAAATTAATAGttcctattattgtttctGTAGTCAtgaatatatcataattacaATTTCTACGACATTTCTTACGTATAGGATATACTATTacgatgtttattttatttcttagaaTTGCGGCAAATTATTCGAGAGAATAAGTTCGTAAGAATAGTTGTCATCTTTACATAGATTTTCTGTACAGATCTTATGTATAGATACGATACGCTCTGggttaaacgaaaatattcgtGAACACGAAGGGACATCCGTCATGCGGATTTAGATTTAAAATGCCGTCGCTTTCATGCCAAGAACCGTGCTCAAAGTACCGATTTGTTCCACTTGGAAGTGGTTCGCTCTTTGCCACGAATATCTATCCATCAGTTTAAAGTTTTCCGCGTTTATGCATAGATCGTTTTGCAGAATGATCAATTTGTTGTTTCCTCTTGTTACGCTTTTCTAGTCATAGATATATCAAGAGTCCGTGAACCGAGGAGATAGTAAAAAGgaggataatttttttttcaataaacgCGACCATTCGACGGATCAACGGAATTATTAAGTGagaaaagtaatgaaaatgaatttatcgTATCGTTCGTTGACACTTCCGACATCGATGCCGACGTCTCTTTTGTCCTGGTTCAAAAAGGTTATCGCAAAGATTAAGTTCATAGGCCTACGCAATAGACTCATTTTcgactttattttatatttattacgatcgAATACATTATCCGCATACACGTTATTCACCTATTTCACATAACTATTATGagtttagaaataaaaattatttcaacttcctttaattcttttttacgataatcaAGAAGATTGAGGAGTCGCGAGGTAGACAATCAAGTTTTTGCTCGTATCGGAAACTTAATTGCGATCGTTGGAtccttcatttcctttttgaaaaggagagagaaggagagagagagagagagagagagacagagatagaaagggaaaggaCGGAGAAGAGATTTTACAACGATGATTGCGATCGCACACGTCGAAAGTAATTGCGTTGCACCTGCCTAGAAGGGACGACAAGGCAACGTCTGTACGCAGCTAAGAATGATTGTGATAACCGGAATGGCTTCTTCTGTCTCTCAAGGACGTCTGTACTAGTCGAACGACCTTTGACATGGCGAGCTACGCTATCGACACCTTTTATGTTCTTCACAATCTTGCCTTTTCATCGAGCTTACCTTGaaatctctttatctttctttccaatGTAATTGTGTtcacgaaaaattgtatatcttTGTGATGTTATATAATGTCAAATAATATTCCTGATTATTTAGCAGGATACGTCAATTTTCTCATCATTCATAAAGCTTCATAAAgttttgtaatttaatatttattaataatatcggatagaaatatttcctatTCATTTTTCAAGGTG from Vespa crabro chromosome 11, iyVesCrab1.2, whole genome shotgun sequence encodes:
- the LOC124428252 gene encoding uncharacterized protein DDB_G0283697-like isoform X1, giving the protein MTNDGRLLLLLALLMAYGLLAVESRYREDTALEARRHRHRHRHETSASRRNHHEPIDRRSSWSRELDYEYDDMDDDSRQDDDEYGDEEDYDGIRSYEERLYPRSRGKNYQERIFESKYPRRHRESYHGWYHDEEKRRTPSRYNWKNRHRSRLGRLGRNRHRGSYSRNREAFRDDFNEENEEEDEEEERSARHYEDDSGPDNHYSSYLSWRNSKKHRSNWRKDWRSNRQSSIGYRNGKKFYDASDLDSMRKFRLDDQRRRRTNLTERILEDYMENEKEEEEEDDIWKEAEKEEEEDDDADNENAEEELDNDFYKNENKPPLYSYDDIIRRLTSDDPSTAKPTVKRDYRNVGIEKYPLRISYNNNSASRNLTRPKVVGSSYVSGASSYFVNKKPSNGEEVVDRNVAMIKSASAEIKRKPSKNVISVVVKDDDEHSGKAKTKSLEQEYDDYLNTEDNEKEEDLIKAGVEDDSGMQSDVTNTDYNDNETTNDQKSTSTTTTTTSTTTTSTTTTTTTTPKPTLTQHFDYRDSRAYDSGTSTQYNGYQAKNDYPPMSAHSVHKWQSLGTRESVKETRSNMQQYNKNGKTAQIKDALQYAIKVSKEGSCQWPRPRVIPVRDVYPSPSTTYIPHCAILHRCSDDTGCCRSEALTCVPKHSHRVELSFYMTNIVGTSVVERLSFYNHTECECVEKIEYDTNEKSLEQRFYRHHQLSPQPQNMRRAPPRKSCRCPSEFTPKITPDGECQCYCYEHNQNCIKTKRGKGYFSLSDRLCIQNIECAIPICEYGEYMRREGKCPRKRDKFDAMANFGMSFNHRYRS
- the LOC124428252 gene encoding uncharacterized protein DDB_G0283697-like isoform X2, translated to MTNDGRLLLLLALLMAYGLLAVESRYREDTALEARRHRHRHRHETSASRRNHHEPIDRRSSWSRELDYEYDDMDDDSRQDDDEYGDEEDYDGIRSYEERLYPRSRGKNYQERIFESKYPRRHRESYHGWYHDEEKRRTPSRYNWKNRHRSRLGRLGRNRHRGSYSRNREAFRDDFNEENEEEDEEEERSARHYEDDSGPDNHYSSYLSWRNSKKHRSNWRKDWRSNRQSSIGYRNGKKFYDASDLDSMRKFRLDDQRRRRTNLTERILEDYMENEKEEEEEDDIWKEAEKEEEEDDDADNENAEEELDNDFYKNENKPPLYSYDDIIRRLTSDDPSTAKPTVKRDYRNVGIEKYPLRISYNNNSASRNLTRPKVVGSSYVSGASSYFVNKKPSNGEEVVDRNVAMIKSASAEIKRKPSKNVISVVVKDDDEHSGKAKTKSLEQEYDDYLNTEDNEKEEDLIKAGVEDDSGMQSDVTNTDYNDNETTNDQKSTSTTTTTTSTTTTSTTTTTTTTPKPTLTQHFDYRDSRAYDSGTSTQYNGYQAKNDYPPMSAHSVHKWQSLGTRESVKETRSNMQQYNKNGKTAQIKDALQYAIKVSKEGSCQWPRPRVIPVRDVYPSPSTTYIPHCAILHRCSDDTGCCRSEALTCVPKHSHRVELSFYVENRRFPSLFLSRGSVNG